The nucleotide sequence CACCTTGTTCTTGCCTCGCGTCCGCATGTAGTGCAGCAGGCTTTCCGGCAGCCGCTTAGGCGACCAAGCCGACGTCATCAGCCGCAAGTTGGAGTACTTGAGCAGCAGCCGGATTGCCACGTCCCACCAAGGATCGGCACCGTGGATCATGCACAGCCGAAGCTCAGGGAATCGCACGCACACCCGGTCAAGATGCATGGGATGCTGCACCTCGCCCGGGATGGGCGGCCCGGGGATCCCGGTGTTGATGCACAGCGCTAGCTCGAGTTCCGCGCACTTGGCGTAGAGCGGGTAGTAGACGGCGTCGCTGGGCGGGTATTGTCCGTCGCCCCAAAAGCTAGGCCCCACCACGGCATAGGCGACTGGTAGTTCCCCAACGATCGCGGTGAGTTCCCGTAGCGGCCGCACCGGGCGCAGCAGATTGATGCCTCCCATGGCCAGGGCAAAGCGGTCGGGCTTGGCTTGCACAAACTTGCGTGCGGTGATCGAGGGAATGGCCAACGAGTCCATCACGATCGCTCGTTGTACCCCTTGTTCGTCCATCTCGTCGAGGAGCTGGGCCAGATCAACCGGCGCGAACATCGAGTCGGGGCCTTTGAAGTAGTCGTCGCGGACCTTCAGCATCCAGTTCGGCTGCGCCTCGGCTTCGCCGAAGTGCACGTTCACCAGGCAGTCGATCGCCTTGTCAGTCATGCGGATCCCCCCACCGGAAGCTGCTGGGCCGCGGCTTGTTTGGCCCAGCGATAGTTCGGCTTACCATTGCCGAGACGCTGAATGTGCGACACTAAGATGAAGGCCTTGGGCGCTTTGAAGTGGGCCAGCTTCGAAGTGCACAGGGCATAGAGCGCCCGCTCGTCGCCGACCAGATCCACCCCGGGGCGCGCCGCGACGAGCGCGACCACTTCCTGCCCCCACCGCTGGCTGGCGCGCCCAACGACCAACGCATCCGCGATGTCGGGATGCCCACGCAGGACTTCCTCGACCTCTTCGACGAAGACCTTCTCACCACCGGTATTGACCACCAACGAATCCCGCCCCAAAAGTCGGATGGTGCCATCGTTCTCGATGGTGGCCCGGTCCCCGGGAATCACGACACGATGGCCCTCGATCTCGGGGAACGTCCGTCGGGTCGCCTCTGGATCGTTGAAGTACCCGAGCGGGATGCGGCCCATTCGGGCCGCCCAGCCAATCTCAGCCGTGCCGGGCCGCAGGAAGCTGCTGCGATCAGCCGAAGCGACCGCTCCGCCTAACCTCATCGCGAAGGTCTCACTCGCCATGCCATTGCGGCTGTGTCCGAACGCCATATTGCCGGTTTCCGACGATCCATAGCCTTCGATGATCGTGACGTGCGGCAGCCGCTCCATCAGTGCGCGTTTGTACTTGGGGTTTGTTGCCGCGCCACCGGTTCCGATCGCTTGCAGGGCAGATAAGTCATAGGGGTGAGCGCTCAGCTCCGCGACCAGTGGGCCGGCGTAGGCATCGCCCACCATCGTGACCATGCCAACCTTTTCGCGTTCGGCGGTTGCCCACACCGACCGGACATCGAGCTTGGCGCGGTCGTCATACAGCACCACCGGAAACCCGCTGAGGAAACCCGAAAACGCGGTCCACAGGCCCGCCGCGTGCATCAGCGGCGAAACCGCGAACCAGGGTGAGCCACCGGGACGCACCTTCTGATGGATCTCGTCGACGTTGGCGTGATCGGCACCAACCATCGACGCCACGTACATGTCGCCCTGTCGCCATAGGACTCCCTTGGGCCGACCCGTCGTGCCGCCGGTACACATCATGATCAGATCGTCGGGTGATCCAGTCGGCCGGTAGTTGGGTGCACCGGCGCCTAGGACCTCGTCCAGTGAGACCGCACCGGGAAGTTCTGCGGCGCCGCTCCCGTCATCGATGGACACCAGGAGGTCGGCCCCCGCTGCCGGCAGCAGATCAGCGAACCGCGCCCCCAGCCCGCGATGGTAGATGATGCCCCGTGGCCGGACATAGTCCAGCAACTCCGCGATCTCGCGCGGCGAGTAGTGGTGGTTGACGTTGACCGGGACCACGCGTGCCTTCAAGCAACCAATCACCATGTCGGGGTAGAGGTCGTTGTACATGATCAGCGCAACCCGATCCTGACCGCATTCCCACCGCTGCAGCGTCTCTCGTGCGCGGTGCGCACCGAACCCCTGTTTGTTGAGGTAGCTTGCCAACCGGCTGGTTCGTTGCGCCGCCTCGGCGAAGCTGGTGCGGCGAGGGCCGCACACGGTCATCGGGCGATCCGGAACGACCTCGGCGATAGCGTCCAGCACGGCGCCGATCGTCCATTCGGTCACGGCCACAACTCCGGAAAACCTAGGCGGCCGACGCCACCGTGACACCGAGGAAGTCCAAGGCGTTGTCACGCATGATCTTTTGCACCTCTGCCCGGCTGAATCCGGTTAGCTCTTCGGTGAACGCCAGCGGTGACTCCAGCCCTTCACCGTGTGGCCAGTCCGAGCCGAACAGGATGCGGTCGACCCCGATCCTGTCGGCCAGCACCGTGAGATCTTCCTCGTAGTAGGGCGATATCCAGACATGCTCGCGCAGCGCATCGACGGGGTCGTTGGGGAACGAGCGCGGGTGCTGATTGGCTAGTTTCTTCAGACGCTTGGCCAGCCTGTGCACCCATTCGGAGCCGTTCTCGATGCTGGCCACCCGCAGCGTGGGATGACGATCGAAGACCCCGTGGACGATCAATGACGCCATGGTGTCGTGGATGGCGCGGTCGTCGACGAGGATCTTGTCCAGCGGGTCGGGCGGAGCCGCGAAGGGCTCGAAGGTTTCCTTGCCTCCCCACATTCCGGCAATCTCGAGATAGCCACTGTCGCCCAAGTGAAACGCCACCGGAACGTTGGCCTCGGCCAACCGAGCCCAGACCCGGTCGTGCGACCTGTGACCGAGCGACCGGTTCCTGGGGACACCCGGTACCGGAGCCGGACGCACGTGCACCATCCGGGCGCCTCGCTCGAGCACGAATTCGACTTCCTGGAGCGCCTTCTCGGGGTCGGCCAGCGAGATCATGGGTGCCGCGATGATGCGATGGTCCGGCCGGTCGAAACCCCAATCCTCGTCCAGCCACAGATTGAACGCATGCAGCGATGCCGCGGTGGCCTCGATGTCCGCCTTGAGCGCCTCCTCGACTCCGCAGCCGAAGGTCGGGAACATGAAGATCGTCTCGATGCCCTGGCTTTCGACGACGGCGACGCGTGCATCCCGGTCCCGGTATTCGGGACGAAGTTCCAGCTTCTCGACCTTCATAAGCGATGCCGGGTCTACGCCGTCGGGTATCTCGCCGCGGAACAGCAGGTCCAGGCAGCCCGGAACGATGATCGGGTCAAATGTCGGGTTGGGGATGAAGCGGTTGACCCGGTCGCCGATTATCACCTGGGTGTGCCGGCCGTCGGTAACCATTTGCACACCGCGTCTGCGGAACTTCTTGTCCAGATGCCGGGTGAAGGCGTCCAGGGGCTCGTAGTAGTGGTTGTCGACGTCGATCGCCTTGTAACCCAAGCTGTCCATGATCGTCCTTCCCGCAACGCCGAATCGCTCAGCGTTCCGATGAGGTCAGCGACGGAAACTGCGGTGGCCGCTTCTCCAGGAAGCTGACAATTCCCTCGATGACATCCGGCCTCGGCATCGCTTCACGCAGCAGTACTTCGGCGTGTGAGGTGGCTTCCACGACATCGCGGGTGGCGTCGCCGTAGACCTGGCGCTTGATCACCGCCATCGAAGATGGTGAACAGTAGCGGGCGATGTCTTCGGCGTACTCGAGGGCGCGTGGCATCAACTGTTCGGGGGCGACGACTTCCTTGACCAACCCGAGCTGAGCGGCCTCCCCGGCCAGAAAGGTCCGACCGCTCAACAACAGATCGAGCGCGACCGCCCAGCTGGTCAGACGCGGCAAAATCCAGGAGATACCGAACTCTGCGATCAGGCCGCGCCGCGCGAACACCGCCGCGAACTTTGCCCCGGCCGCGGCGAATCGGACATCACACATCAGCGCCTGGGTCAGGCCGATGCCCACACATGGTCCGTTGATTGCGGCGATCACCGGTTTGCGCAGCATGGTCACGAAATGGGGTGGGCGTTCACCAACCAGATCGGCCAGGTTGGCGTCCTTCGCCTTCGCCATCGTCTTGTCGCACCCCGCCGCCGCATCCGCCGACCCAAGATAGGCGCCCGCGCAAAAGCCACGGCCCCGCCCGGTCAGCACGATGACCCTGATACCCGGATCCGCCTCAGCGCGATCGATCGCCGTGTAGAACCCGGCGGCAAGGTCGGGCCCCCAGGCGTTGAGGCGATCGGGCCGATTGAACGTGATGATCGCGACGCCGCCCGGCGTCGCTTCGTAGAGGACTGCGCCTTGCGCATCAGCAGCGCTCATCTGCATCTCCTCACCGCTGCCGGCCGACCGCGACCCATATACGCATACTGTATACCTATCGGTACCGCATTCTACAACCGCCGCCGCAGGTCACCGGCCTGCAGCGGAACAGCGAATTGTGCCGCACCGGAGGGCAACTTATGACCCGGCCAGACCATCGACTTTGCCCCCCTCGGACACCTCAGTACAGCGAATCCACGCGTGCGCCAGGGGTGTGATCGACTGACGCGCCGGCACACTCCATCGACGGTTGAGGCCTTCGCCAGCGACCCACCCCGCATCTCGGCGAACTCATCGGGGTCGAAATCCGCCCCGCCTAGCCCACGGCAACATCACCAAATCGCTCCTTCGCGGCTACCTTTCGGCATCCCTTGCGCCACGTCGACCGTTGCCATAGTCAATTCTGTTGCACGTAAATATATTCCATCCGAGGACTCGCCCCGCGCAAAAGCTCGGCGCTAGCGCGCGGACCCCGGGACACGCCACGGTGGCGGCTAATACGGATTGGTCGCGGGCCGGGTCGCGGACCGTTCCAGCACGCCCGGATCGCCCCACGCCCCTTCCGGCCGCAACAACAGATAGGGGTCGCTCGCCAGCGTGATGGCGTCGGACCTCGGCCGTTTCTCGCACATCATTTCCACATATTCATGATCGGAGAAAACAAGTTTGGCCCCTTTCCGCATGGGCTTGAACCCGAACTTCTCCCAAAAGTGCACAAGCCGCACCTGAGCATGGCCGAAGATTGCAGTGAAGCCCTTGCGGGTCGCCACATCAAACGACAACTCAATCATCGTGTTCACGACGTCAGAATTGCAGTACTGCGGGAGCACGCAAACACGTTCAAACTTTGCGAACTCCGCGAACCAGCGTACGCGCATCGTCCCGGCCGGTCGGCCTTCGACAAAACCCAGAATATGAGTGGCACAGAAATCGTTGCCATCAAATTCTTCCTCGTAAGGACATTCTTGCTCCGACATGAACACGGCGGAACGAATCGCAAAAGCTTCTGCCAGGCGATCATGCGTGACAACCACGGAGGCGGACAAGTTCACGGCGATACAGCTCGCACCGAGTTGGACACTCCAACCGCACGCTCGGGACGCTCTACCCGGTAGAGCTGGCCTGCGGATACGCCACTCTGCCCCTGCGCCAGAAAGCCGTAGCCCTGAGCGGCGTTCACGCCGTCCGTCGTTGCGGCGGTCGTGAACATCGGTGCACTCAGGGTTTCCGCACCCGCGGCAAAGACGAAAAGCCACGTCACGATGCGCGAAATCCCGCGCACCGTCAGCAACATGACCCAGACGTAAAGTGCTGCGGGCTGGCAGAGTAGCCGAACTACGGCGAGTCGCCCACCGAAGAATTTGCCGCGGTCGCGGTTGTCAACCTGTTCCGGTCGCCGACGACCACGCGGCCCAGGGCCAACGACCAGATGCTGTCACGCGCTGAGGCATTCGTCACGGATGCGCTGCCGCGACGGCCTCACATCGCCGTTGTGCCGGCGCCCACTACCGGCGATGAGGCGCAACCAAGATCGGTGATCTTCCCGCTCCATCGTTGCGCCACAAGAAATTCGGCCCTATCATCGCCGCGCAACACTGCGGGAAGGCGTCTCGTTGGAGGCGGCGCGGCCCTGCTGGGCGATAGTACATTCACCGGCGACCACGCGCTCGTTGCGTGCAATGAGACCGCTGGCGCGCCCTACCAGCGACCGGATCGGGCCGTACTCGAGCCCACCGTCCCGGTGCCGCGGGGTCGGTAGCTGAGCGGGCAACCCAGCACTCGGGTCAGACTGGGTTGTCGATAGCCAAACCCACAATCCCCCGACTAGATCGGCACCGCCTTCGCCGCAGCGGTCGTTTGGTTACCTCCGGCACAGCGCACTGCGCCACCGCGCCCGCACTCTATCGTGTTCACCCGCGCGCCGCTGGATACCAAAGTGCCTACGATAGGCATTACAGTAATAAAGGTAAGGCCGCCCGAAGCAGTGCGGAGACGCTCCCACCTGGCATTACCGCATAGCTGTCGCCCTCAGCGATCGGCCCGCCCCCGGTAAGGTTGACGGTCAGGCTTGGCGACGACACGTCATCGTATACACAGGTCGGAGTGCAACTGCCGGTAGGTTCGTCCGGTGGCACGGCTTGGGATCGCACACGCAGGAGATTGATGGAGGTGCCGGTAGTGGCAAAGCGGGCAGCCGCCGACAAACGTCAACGACGCGAACGCGGTTCGATCAATCCCGATGACATCATCAGCGGCGCGTTCGAGCTTGCCGAGCAGGTATCGATCGACAACCTGAGCATGCCAATGCTGGGCAAACATCTTGGGGTCGGCGTTACCAGCATCTACTGGTACTTCCGCAAGAAGGACGACCTGCTCAATGCGATGACCGACCGCGCCTTGAGCAAGTACGTGTTCGCCACTCCCTACGTGGAGGCCAACGACTGGCGCGAGACGTTACGCAACCACGCCCGTCTGATGCGTAAGACCTTCATGGGCAACCCAATACTGTGCGATCTGATTCTGATCAGGTCAGCCCTGAGTCCCAAGGCCGCCCGACTGGGCGCGCAAGAGATGGAGCGGGCAATCGCGAATCTGGTGGAGGCGGGGCTATCCCCCGAGGACGCCTTCGACACCTATGCCGCGGTCTCGATACACGTGCGCGGATCAGTGGTGCTGCACCGGCTTTACGAGAAGACCCAGTCGGCCGACAGCGGCCCACGGGCAATCGAAGACGCCATGAACATCGACCCGCTGACCACACCGCTGCTTGCGCAAGTCAGCGGAAAGGGACACCGGATTGCGACCCCCGATGAGGCCAACTTCGAATACGGCCTTGATTGCATTCTCGACCACGCCGGCAGGTTGATCGACGAACGGGCCAAAGCCGCCAAGTCGGCCCCGTCGCGGCCGCGCAAGGCGGCCAAGCCACCAGCGCCGCGAACCCGGGCAAAGGCCACGACGCGTTAGACCTTTCGGATATCAGGACTCGGGCTCGGGCACGTGAAAGTGCTCGTCACGCAGCCGGAATGCCTCCTTCGTTCCGTGCTCGGCCCGCGTTTTGACGAAATTGAACTCCCCCAGCGCGAACTGCAAGTTGGTGCCGAAGGCGTGGAAGAGATAGCTGGCGACTTCCTCACCCGCGTATGCCTGCGTCTGCTCAACCAGCCGAAAGGCCTCTTTGGCGATGACGATGCCGTCGGCGGGCATCTTTGCCGCCTTCTCTGCCCAGTACCGGGCTCGGGCCGCCATGGAGCCGGAATCGCAGGTGTCGGTGAAGATTCCAAGATGTTCGACGTCACCCGCTTCAATAATGTCACCGGTGAGCAGTAGCCGGCGGGCCAACACCGGCCCCAGCCGGTGAAAGAACATGTGCAGACTGCCCAGCGCAGGCCCCAGGAATCGCGTTGCCGGCATACCGATTCGGGCGTTGCGCGCGATCACTGAGATGTCGGTCATCAGG is from Mycobacterium marinum and encodes:
- a CDS encoding amidohydrolase family protein codes for the protein MTDKAIDCLVNVHFGEAEAQPNWMLKVRDDYFKGPDSMFAPVDLAQLLDEMDEQGVQRAIVMDSLAIPSITARKFVQAKPDRFALAMGGINLLRPVRPLRELTAIVGELPVAYAVVGPSFWGDGQYPPSDAVYYPLYAKCAELELALCINTGIPGPPIPGEVQHPMHLDRVCVRFPELRLCMIHGADPWWDVAIRLLLKYSNLRLMTSAWSPKRLPESLLHYMRTRGKNKVIFASDWPVLRMRRVVPEARALDLPADVLANYLYNNAQEFFFGEESGR
- a CDS encoding acyl-CoA synthetase, with protein sequence MTEWTIGAVLDAIAEVVPDRPMTVCGPRRTSFAEAAQRTSRLASYLNKQGFGAHRARETLQRWECGQDRVALIMYNDLYPDMVIGCLKARVVPVNVNHHYSPREIAELLDYVRPRGIIYHRGLGARFADLLPAAGADLLVSIDDGSGAAELPGAVSLDEVLGAGAPNYRPTGSPDDLIMMCTGGTTGRPKGVLWRQGDMYVASMVGADHANVDEIHQKVRPGGSPWFAVSPLMHAAGLWTAFSGFLSGFPVVLYDDRAKLDVRSVWATAEREKVGMVTMVGDAYAGPLVAELSAHPYDLSALQAIGTGGAATNPKYKRALMERLPHVTIIEGYGSSETGNMAFGHSRNGMASETFAMRLGGAVASADRSSFLRPGTAEIGWAARMGRIPLGYFNDPEATRRTFPEIEGHRVVIPGDRATIENDGTIRLLGRDSLVVNTGGEKVFVEEVEEVLRGHPDIADALVVGRASQRWGQEVVALVAARPGVDLVGDERALYALCTSKLAHFKAPKAFILVSHIQRLGNGKPNYRWAKQAAAQQLPVGGSA
- a CDS encoding amidohydrolase family protein, giving the protein MDSLGYKAIDVDNHYYEPLDAFTRHLDKKFRRRGVQMVTDGRHTQVIIGDRVNRFIPNPTFDPIIVPGCLDLLFRGEIPDGVDPASLMKVEKLELRPEYRDRDARVAVVESQGIETIFMFPTFGCGVEEALKADIEATAASLHAFNLWLDEDWGFDRPDHRIIAAPMISLADPEKALQEVEFVLERGARMVHVRPAPVPGVPRNRSLGHRSHDRVWARLAEANVPVAFHLGDSGYLEIAGMWGGKETFEPFAAPPDPLDKILVDDRAIHDTMASLIVHGVFDRHPTLRVASIENGSEWVHRLAKRLKKLANQHPRSFPNDPVDALREHVWISPYYEEDLTVLADRIGVDRILFGSDWPHGEGLESPLAFTEELTGFSRAEVQKIMRDNALDFLGVTVASAA
- a CDS encoding enoyl-CoA hydratase encodes the protein MSAADAQGAVLYEATPGGVAIITFNRPDRLNAWGPDLAAGFYTAIDRAEADPGIRVIVLTGRGRGFCAGAYLGSADAAAGCDKTMAKAKDANLADLVGERPPHFVTMLRKPVIAAINGPCVGIGLTQALMCDVRFAAAGAKFAAVFARRGLIAEFGISWILPRLTSWAVALDLLLSGRTFLAGEAAQLGLVKEVVAPEQLMPRALEYAEDIARYCSPSSMAVIKRQVYGDATRDVVEATSHAEVLLREAMPRPDVIEGIVSFLEKRPPQFPSLTSSER
- a CDS encoding GNAT family N-acetyltransferase → MNLSASVVVTHDRLAEAFAIRSAVFMSEQECPYEEEFDGNDFCATHILGFVEGRPAGTMRVRWFAEFAKFERVCVLPQYCNSDVVNTMIELSFDVATRKGFTAIFGHAQVRLVHFWEKFGFKPMRKGAKLVFSDHEYVEMMCEKRPRSDAITLASDPYLLLRPEGAWGDPGVLERSATRPATNPY
- a CDS encoding TetR/AcrR family transcriptional regulator, whose product is MEVPVVAKRAAADKRQRRERGSINPDDIISGAFELAEQVSIDNLSMPMLGKHLGVGVTSIYWYFRKKDDLLNAMTDRALSKYVFATPYVEANDWRETLRNHARLMRKTFMGNPILCDLILIRSALSPKAARLGAQEMERAIANLVEAGLSPEDAFDTYAAVSIHVRGSVVLHRLYEKTQSADSGPRAIEDAMNIDPLTTPLLAQVSGKGHRIATPDEANFEYGLDCILDHAGRLIDERAKAAKSAPSRPRKAAKPPAPRTRAKATTR
- a CDS encoding enoyl-CoA hydratase/isomerase family protein, which produces MTAADGPDDRVQFEAEPVTRIATITLNNPTRRNAYDAAMRDAIAGYLDRVAADDDLTVVILRGTGGVFSAGADMNNAYGWYGEADAPAADPPTQRRPSQRRRLTVDRRSFSFYHNLMGFPKVTVGEIAGHALGGGFEMALMTDISVIARNARIGMPATRFLGPALGSLHMFFHRLGPVLARRLLLTGDIIEAGDVEHLGIFTDTCDSGSMAARARYWAEKAAKMPADGIVIAKEAFRLVEQTQAYAGEEVASYLFHAFGTNLQFALGEFNFVKTRAEHGTKEAFRLRDEHFHVPEPES